CTCAGCCGGGCTGAGCGACTCCTCGATTGTCGTCATGACACGGGTATTCGCCCCGGATCGCCGTAATCATACCCGTTGGGCTAAAATGACCAGCTAGGCCAAAGTGACCAACCGCAACCGCGCGAGAGGAGAACCGCAATGCTGAAACCGGGCGATAAGGTCTATATCGACGGAACGCAAGAAGAAGGCGTCGTCAAAGACGTGCATCCGCACGAGGTTACCGTACGCGTCGAGGTTGCCGGCGGTCACGAACTGCGCAAATACGCGCTGGAGGCGCTGCGCCTCGATCCGACGTTGGGCGAAGTCTCGAAGTTCGTCGACCACTAGACTTTCAGAGTGCTCGCTCCTTAGCCGTGTAATAGACGGAGTCCGGGAATTGGCGATCGCCGAACGCAAGGATTTGGATGCCGCCGTTTCCGGCTGCCCTGAAGATGAGGCGAAGGTCGGCGGTCTCGCGATTCTTCGACGGAAACTTGCTGCGCCGCCAAGAGTCCAGTTCGCGATCTAGTTCAATCCCAAAATCGCGCGGAGCCGCGAGTGCGCGTTGGATCTCGCTTGCAACCGCGATAATCGCGCGCGCATACTGCCCATCTTCAGGAAAGGCTCGCCGCAGATTCGCAAGATCCCTGGCAACGTACGCCGGAACAACGGCAACCCCGGTCGTCCGCAAAACGTCGTAGAAATTCTTCTTAGCATCTGCGGGTTTCGGCGACCTATTCGTCACGCGCCGTCAAGTCGTTATACTGTCGCTCGATGTCATCGATTACAACCGGCGTAACAGGAACGAAATTCGCGTTAGGTGCCCGGTCTGCAACGATGGTGTGGGCGGCTTGTTCTTCGTAGCGCTCGATGACCTGTTCAAGTTCGCGCAAGTGCGACTCGATGGCACGCCACGCGTGCGCATCGACGAGCACGCCGATCACGTCACTGCGCCGGCGCACCCGAAGCCGATGATGAGCCTCGAGCCGCTTGCGAAGAGTATCCTCCTCACGTAGCTCGCTCAGCGTAATATCTGCGTCTAAGTCGAAGCCCCCTAATGGTGTCATCCGCGTGTCCTCCCGTAAACAGCCTATTCCATCGACAATAAACTGTCAACATACCGCCAGGGCAAGTGCGTGAGAACTCGCCTACGCTGAGGGGGCAACGGTGGATGCGGCCCCTCGACTCCGCGTAGCGGAGCCTGTCCTGAGCGAGCGCAGCGAGTCGAAGGGCTCGGGATGACAAAGCGCTACGCTCGCGATGACAACGTAACGACGGTGGCGTTGCCGGCGAGGGCGGCGGCGAGCGGTTGCGGACCGCAGATGTAGGTCGCCGTGGCGCCGGATTCGACTGCGGCGATCGCGGCCTGCATTTTCGGAAGCATGCCGCCTTCGCAGGCGGGCGAGTTCACGAACGCGCGCGCCTCTTCGAGCGTGAGCCGATCGATGCCGCTAGCCGGATCAGCCGCATCGCGGCGCACGCGTTCGACGTTGGTGATCACGACGAACGCGCGCGCGTGCAGTGCGCCTGCGAGCGCCGCAGCGGCGAGGTCGGCGTTGACGTTGTAGGGATGCGCGTTGTCTTCGGCCGTGGCGAGCGGCGCGACGATCGGCAGATAGCCGGTCGCGAGCAAGGTATTGATGAGCGCGGGATCGCAGCCGGCAACTTCGCCGACGTAGCCGAGATCCTCACCGTGCGATCCATGCGCGCGCGTCGCGACGAGCGTTCCGGCGTCTTCTCCGCTGATGCCGACCGCGCGCGCGCCGAGCGCACTGCACGCGCGCACGAGCCGTTTGTTGATCGTCGCGCACAGCACCGCTTCGGTAATCTCGAGCGTCGCCGCGTCGGTGACCCGCAAGCCGTCGACCCGCCGGGTCGGCACCCCGCGTAGGTCGAGCCAGCGGTCGATCTCGGGACCGCCTCCGTGGACGAGCACGACCGGCGTGCCGCCTTGGTGGAGGGCGACGAGCTCGGCCAGGATGGGATCCCCCTTCGACAAGCTCAGGGTGACAGGGGGGGAGCTCGGGGTGACAGAGGCCCCCCCTACACCAAGAGCGTTGCCGCCGTACTTGACGACCACCGGACCAAAGGCCGAGGGGGTTGCATAATTATGCTCCATATGTATAAATATACAAGCAATGCCTTCCATCGCGCCAGCCCGCGGCAATACCCTGCGCGGGCGCAACATACTCGAGATCACGGACTTCTCGCCCGGCGAGTTGGCCGCGCTGCTCGCTCTGGCCCGCTACCTCAAGGCCGTTCCCGGCACCGAGGTGCGCACGCTCCTGCGCGGCCGCACCCTGATGCTGCTCTTCGAGAAGCCCAGCCTGCGCACGCGCGTATCCTTTGAAGTAGCGATGCAGCAGCTGGGCGGCCAGACGCTCTTTGCCGCCGGCAACGAGTTCATGATCGGGAGCCGCGAGACGCCCGAGGACGCGGCCCGCGTCCTCTCGCGCTACGTCGATGCGATCGTGGTGCGCACGCACGAGCACGCGCCGCTCACCCGTTTCGCCCATTCGGCCACGGTGCCGGTGATCAACGGCCTCTCGGCGGTTGCGCATCCGGCGCAAGCACTGGCCGATCTGCTTACCATCGAAGAGCGCTTCGGCACCGTCGAAGGGCTGACCATCGCCTACGTGGGCGACGGCAAGAACAACGTCGCGACCTCGCTCGCGCAAGCTGC
The window above is part of the Candidatus Baltobacteraceae bacterium genome. Proteins encoded here:
- the argB gene encoding acetylglutamate kinase, with the translated sequence MLRPRRVLPRAGAMEGIACIFIHMEHNYATPSAFGPVVVKYGGNALGVGGASVTPSSPPVTLSLSKGDPILAELVALHQGGTPVVLVHGGGPEIDRWLDLRGVPTRRVDGLRVTDAATLEITEAVLCATINKRLVRACSALGARAVGISGEDAGTLVATRAHGSHGEDLGYVGEVAGCDPALINTLLATGYLPIVAPLATAEDNAHPYNVNADLAAAALAGALHARAFVVITNVERVRRDAADPASGIDRLTLEEARAFVNSPACEGGMLPKMQAAIAAVESGATATYICGPQPLAAALAGNATVVTLSSRA
- the argF gene encoding ornithine carbamoyltransferase: MPSIAPARGNTLRGRNILEITDFSPGELAALLALARYLKAVPGTEVRTLLRGRTLMLLFEKPSLRTRVSFEVAMQQLGGQTLFAAGNEFMIGSRETPEDAARVLSRYVDAIVVRTHEHAPLTRFAHSATVPVINGLSAVAHPAQALADLLTIEERFGTVEGLTIAYVGDGKNNVATSLAQAAVMLGAVVHFGAPPTHRPTEATLTLLNKLGEAAGGNARAFTNPIRAVRGADVIYTDVWTSMGEERYRERNDAMLRPYSVTEELLSYAQPHAVFMHCLPAHRGEEVSAAVIDGLRSAVFDQAENRLHAQKALLVALLTDAKGML